One window of Kosakonia cowanii JCM 10956 = DSM 18146 genomic DNA carries:
- a CDS encoding DMT family transporter: MTLSVFCILLFAALLHASWNAIVKAGSDKLYSAIAVSGFAALIALILLPFSPQPALASAPYLALSCALQVVYTVLVAKTYQVSEMSQTYPLMRGTAPLLVALVSVLFLGDALSAVAWSGIAVICLSILGMAFNGRSQSRTGIWLALLNACFIASYTLVDGTGVRLSGTALGYTLWTFFLNGFCLLLWAMVARRHAVSRYLVANWKSGLPGGIGTLGSYGLALWAMTQAPLAVVAALRETSILFGALLACFVLKERVAGVRVVAACGIAAGAILLRLS; encoded by the coding sequence ATGACGCTTTCGGTTTTCTGCATTCTGCTCTTCGCCGCGCTGCTTCACGCCAGCTGGAACGCCATCGTCAAAGCGGGCAGCGATAAGCTCTATTCCGCCATCGCCGTGAGCGGGTTTGCCGCGCTAATTGCGCTGATATTGCTCCCTTTTTCTCCCCAGCCTGCGCTTGCCAGCGCGCCCTACCTCGCACTCTCCTGCGCCCTGCAGGTGGTTTATACCGTGCTGGTCGCCAAAACCTACCAGGTCTCAGAGATGAGCCAGACCTACCCGCTGATGCGCGGCACCGCGCCGCTTCTGGTAGCGTTAGTCAGTGTGCTGTTTCTCGGCGACGCCCTAAGCGCGGTGGCGTGGAGCGGGATTGCGGTGATCTGCCTGTCGATTCTCGGCATGGCATTTAACGGGCGCAGCCAGTCGCGCACCGGGATCTGGCTGGCGCTGCTCAACGCCTGTTTTATCGCCAGCTATACGCTGGTGGATGGCACCGGCGTACGCCTCTCCGGCACGGCGCTCGGGTACACCCTCTGGACCTTCTTCCTCAACGGTTTCTGCCTGCTGCTATGGGCGATGGTGGCGCGCCGCCACGCGGTTTCCCGTTATCTGGTTGCTAACTGGAAATCAGGGCTGCCGGGCGGTATCGGTACGCTCGGCTCCTACGGCCTGGCGCTATGGGCGATGACGCAAGCACCGCTGGCGGTAGTGGCTGCGCTGCGCGAAACCTCGATACTTTTCGGCGCGCTGTTAGCCTGCTTTGTGCTCAAAGAGCGCGTGGCGGGCGTGCGCGTTGTCGCCGCCTGCGGTATTGCCGCCGGTGCGATCCTGCTGCGCCTTTCGTAG
- the tisB gene encoding type I toxin-antitoxin system toxin TisB: MRMGQTEMVILILKLIVALLQLLEAVLKFVR, translated from the coding sequence ATGCGTATGGGCCAGACGGAGATGGTTATCCTGATCCTGAAACTCATTGTTGCCTTGTTGCAACTACTTGAAGCAGTCCTGAAGTTTGTTCGTTAA
- the ivbL gene encoding ilvB operon leader peptide IvbL: protein MNAATKPMNLLKTAHNAAVVVVRVVVVVGNAP from the coding sequence ATGAACGCTGCCACTAAACCGATGAACCTACTAAAAACCGCGCACAACGCCGCGGTGGTCGTCGTGCGTGTGGTGGTGGTCGTCGGCAATGCGCCGTAG